The following are encoded together in the Astyanax mexicanus isolate ESR-SI-001 chromosome 8, AstMex3_surface, whole genome shotgun sequence genome:
- the rtn3 gene encoding reticulon-3 isoform X1, with amino-acid sequence MADPITQSAQISSSQGLNDGHPAASKDSKFSDSFFSSSPVSLIQSPQDKRVVLGSDKPSEGVATSLRFSSQPSSFSPMTYGNESSGPPGGNIDRSFQEKRELFESSPGSQNQDTSPIKVSPVSERIKALEALAAKQNDSDWSEGGFPHFRERHYEKSPTEMHGISSRSSLKKRATSTEQDSPESPFEILGEVRRGSDFEDTADWMRAHLPPAPDFSAADPDFDEMQEATIIQESPTKEIKGKETDATVPESFVGVPHEFMDIPTEVTKNMDDDTKQSKQDSVEEESEFDLRFLPTAYMWDKQEKPDSDAQAPSDNPENPASEIPASVVSPEPPTGFESPSMSSPHPALQEDSSAKQPSASPSGGTGSVEIHEVDSSGESDDMVIEDASDALQSASTDAPEAGPCVEKSSFSDECGKRSGNVLVPIINVIETEEQNIISDYEVEPDEDDDDDDDDKYEIMREPTRQVSVSSEKPSEVSEERSKDVLKEEISSRTNVEDFDTDYSSKHKIAKDDVGDESSIQTYNDSKDLSSEDSQKQSDVAQNLDEPFREFCMNDIKPDKTSEVTPDLPPNDQDLSNELESSDIDTYLDHYASEELALKDQLRSGVCNDNVGESFEVLKSNSHQFDNQNNSVFAQQSIDEAAVDEFDEELNDSKQAFLKPEPSPVGISTEVLVESQPPRNETPVPELVDQLDNLEDQKIVHAPGDFSLVEEDDYMSQVIEELSSVQENAPAPFPSFHNDSSGKISEVISDFVTMDVTEGLVMTNSDHNDLVQCEVADRQSPEVTSEPENIEPECSETAATDSFVEFMRECLKSRQDEEPDSLGLGHSGKGLMSDASSSPAMIMDLEQERLTISALKELGSSQDDEDETSVSNKTTVVSSKEASKPLPKSESSVATPQQLPNEYQPDVSLAKEVEAIDILVAEAYHLAEHVLTAILTHVSVHDLVHWRDPKKTGVVFGTSLLLLLSLAAFSVISVISYLLLALLCVTITFRIYKSVIQAVQKSSEGHPFKALMEKDVSVPPETFRKHVDASLTYINRALKKMSRLFLVEDLVDSLKLAVAMWLLTYVGAVFNGITILILADILVFSVPPLYEKNKTQIDHYIDVARTQINATVAKLQEKLPGAAKRSKAE; translated from the exons acaaaagGGTGGTACTGGGCTCTGACAAGCCTTCAGAGGGCGTGGCCACCTCACTTCGTTTTTCATCCCAGCCAAGTTCTTTTTCCCCTATGACTTATGGTAACGAATCGTCAGGACCACCTGGAGGAAACATAGATCGTAGTTTCCAAGAGAAAAGAGAGCTTTTTGAATCGTCACCTGGATCCCAAAACCAGGACACGTCCCCCATAAAGGTGTCCCCTGTGTCTGAGCGAATCAAAGCATTGGAAGCTCTGGCTGCGAAGCAGAATGATTCTGATTGGAGTGAAGGAGGATTTCCTCATTTCCGAGAACGCCATTATGAAAAGTCCCCTACGGAGATGCATGGGATCTCCTCTCGTTCATCCTTGAAGAAAAGAGCAACGTCCACTGAACAGGATTCGCCAGAATCGCCTTTTGAAATACTCGGCGAGGTCAGGCGTGGAAGCGACTTTGAGGATACTGCAGACTGGATGAGGGCCCACTTGCCGCCAGCACCTGATTTCAGTGCTGCTGATCCTGATTTTGATGAAATGCAAGAAGCTACTATTATACAAGAAAGCCCAACCAAAGAGATAAAAGGCAAAGAAACAGATGCAACGGTTCCTGAATCGTTTGTTGGTGTTCCTCATGAATTTATGGACATTCCCACAGAAGTAACCAAAAACATGGATGATGATACTAAACAGTCCAAGCAAGACAGCGTTGAAGAGGAGTCAGAATTTGATCTCAGATTTTTACCTACTGCTTATATGTGGGACAAACAAGAGAAACCTGACAGTGACGCACAAGCCCCATCAGATAATCCTGAAAATCCGGCATCTGAGATACCTGCATCTGTTGTATCCCCTGAACCTCCTACAGGCTTTGAATCTCCTTCCATGTCTTCTCCACATCCTGCTCTTCAGGAAGATTCAAGTGCAAAGCAGCCATCTGCCTCCCCAAGTGGTGGCACTGGGTCTGTAGAAATTCATGAAGTTGACAGCTCTGGTGAATCTGATGATATGGTTATTGAGGATGCAAGTGATGCCCTTCAGTCTGCTAGCACTGATGCTCCGGAAGCTGGACCATGTGTAGAGAAGTCCTCTTTTTCAGATGAATGTGGGAAACGTTCTGGGAATGTTCTGGTGCCCATCATTAATGTCATTGAGACAGAGGAGCAGAACATCATCAGTGATTATGAAGTGGAGCCGGATgaagatgacgatgatgatgatgatgataagtaTGAGATAATGCGAGAGCCTACAAGACAAGTTTCAGTATCCTCTGAAAAACCATCAGAGGTTTCTGAAGAAAGATCTAAAGATGTTCTGAAAGAAGAAATTTCCTCACGAACAAATGTTGAAGATTTTGACACAGATTATTCTTCAAAGCACAAGATTGCCAAAGATGATGTTGGCGATGAGAGTTCCATCCAGACTTATAATGACTCAAAGGACCTCAGTTCTGAAGACTCGCAAAAGCAATCAGATGTGGCTCAGAATCTGGATGAGCCTTTTAGAGAGTTTTGCATGAATGATATTAAACCTGACAAGACTTCAGAAGTCACACCAGACCTTCCCCCAAATGATCAGGATCTGTCAAATGAGCTTGAGTCTAGTGACATAGATACATATCTGGACCATTATGCCAGTGAGGAGTTAGCTTTGAAAGACCAGCTACGTTCAGGCGTTTGTAATGATAATGTTGGGGAGTCGTTTGAAGTACTAAAATCCAACTCTCACCAATTTGACAATCAAAATAACTCTGTGTTTGCTCAGCAGTCAATTGACGAAGCTGCTGTTGATGAATTTGATGAGGAGCTTAATGACAGCAAACAAGCCTTTCTTAAGCCTGAGCCATCCCCTGTTGGCATTTCCACAGAAGTTCTTGTTGAATCTCAGCCTCCTCGAAATGAAACACCAGTTCCTGAATTAGTGGATCAACTTGACAACCTTGAGGATCAGAAGATTGTACATGCACCAGGAGATTTTTCTCTAGTGGAGGAGGATGATTACATGTCCCAGGTCATAGAGGAACTGTCCTCTGTTCAAGAGAATGCTCCTGCTCCTTTCCCTTCTTTCCATAATGATTCATCCGGCAAGATCAGTGAGGTAATCTCCGATTTTGTGACAATGGATGTGACGGAGGGATTAGTGATGACTAACTCTGACCATAATGATCTAGTCCAGTGTGAGGTTGCAGACAGGCAGTCACCAGAAGTCACAAGTGAGCCTGAGAACATTGAGCCAGAATGTTCtgagacagcagcaacagacAGTTTTGTGGAGTTCATGAGGGAGTGCTTGAAGTCTCGACAGGATGAGGAACCGGATAGTCTTGGTCTAGGACACAGCGGCAAGGGTCTTATGTCTGATGCTTCTTCTTCTCCTGCTATGATCATGGACCTTGAACAGGAGCGTCTTACCATCTCTGCACTCAAAGAGCTTGGGAGCAGCCAAGATGACGAGGATGAAACAAGCGTTTCTAACAAAACGACCGTGGTCTCTTCAAAGGAGGCTTCAAAACCTCTGCCTAAATCGGAGTCTTCCGTCGCCACACCTCAGCAACTTCCAAATGAGTATCAGCCTGACGTTTCGTTAGCCAAAGAGGTAGAGGCAATCGACATTTTGGTGGCAGAAGCCTACCACCTCGCAGAGCATGTCTTGACAGCAATACTAACCCACGTGTCAG TACATGATCTGGTGCACTGGCGGGACCCGAAGAAGACAGGCGTGGTCTTCGGCacctccctgctgctgctgctgtctctggCAGCCTTCAGCGTGATCAGCGTCATCTCCTACCTGCTCCTGGCTCTGCTCTGTGTCACCATCACCTTCCGCATTTACAAGTCAGTCATCCAGGCCGTGCAGAAATCCAGTGAGGGACACCCCTTCAA GGCTCTGATGGAGAAGGATGTCAGCGTGCCTCCCGAGACGTTCCGCAAGCACGTGGACGCGTCGCTGACCTACATCAACCGCGCACTCAAGAAGATGAGCCGCCTGTTCCTGGTTGAAGACTTGGTGGATTCCCTCAAG TTGGCAGTGGCCATGTGGCTGCTGACATACGTGGGTGCAGTCTTCAATGGCATCACTATCCTCATTCTTG cgGACATCCTTGTCTTCAGTGTACCGCCTTTGTATGAGAAGAACAAG